A single region of the Micropterus dolomieu isolate WLL.071019.BEF.003 ecotype Adirondacks linkage group LG02, ASM2129224v1, whole genome shotgun sequence genome encodes:
- the ndel1b gene encoding nuclear distribution protein nudE-like 1-B codes for MDKEMIPKFSSKDEEVDYWKSQALKYKKSCHDAQEELQEFQEGSRELEAELEAQLCQAEHRLRDLQSENERLKNEMANLKEKLEQQYAQSYKQISMLEDDLGQTRSIKEQLHKYVRELEQANDDLERAKRATIVSLEDFEGRLNQAIERNAFLESELDEKESLLVSVQRLKDEARDLRQELAVRERTTDRMSAPSSPTLDIDKMDSAVQASLSLPATPVGKSIEHPFISSKALTNGCGNSSLTPSARISALNIVGDLLRKVGALESKLAACRNFAKDQAARKNFSKDNGTLLNSNATKFSHSLHTTYFDKTTVNGLDPSSLTSMATSRAMSPPGMLPLSV; via the exons TTGCCATGATGCCCAGGAAGAACTGCAGGAGTTCCAGGAGGGGAGCCGGGAGCTGGAAGCAGAGCTGGAGGCACAGCTTTGCCAGGCTGAACACCGCCTTCGAGACCTCCAGAGTGAAAATGAGAGACTGAAGAATGAGATGGCGAACCTCAAG gagaagctggagcagCAGTATGCCCAGAGTTATAAACAGATTTCTATGCTAGAGGATGACCTGGGCCAAACACGCAGCATCAAGGAGCAGCTCCACAAATACGTCCGAGAGCTTGAGCAGGCCAACGATGACCTGGAGAGAGCCAAAAG GGCAACAATAGTGTCTCTTGAGGACTTTGAGGGCCGTTTAAACCAGGCCATTGAGAGAAATGCCTTCCTGGAAAGTGAGCTGGATGAGAAGGAGTCTCTTCTGGTATCTGTGCAGCGGCTGAAAGATGAAGCACGAG ACCTGAGACAGGAGCTGGCAGTACGGGAGCGGACTACAGACAGGATGTCAGCACCCAGCTCACCCACCTTAGACATCGACAAGATGGATTCTGCAGTACAGGCCTCTTTATCCCTCCCAGCCACACCCGTAGGAAAGAGCATAGAGCACCCCTTCATCAGCTCAAAAG CCTTGACCAATGGCTGTGGCAACTCATCCCTCACTCCTTCTGCTAGAATCTCAGCTCTTAATATTGTTGGTGACCTCCTGAGGAAAGTTGGG GCTTTGGAGTCCAAACTTGCCGCATGTAGGAACTTTGCCAAAGACCAGGCAGCAAGAAAAAATTTCTCCAAAGACAACGGCACACTCCTCAACAGCAATGCCACCAAGTTCTCTCACTCTCTACATACCACTTACTTTGACAAAAC GACTGTTAATGGATTGGACCCCAGCTCCTTGACCTCCATGGCAACATCCAGAGCCATGTCTCCACCAGGCATGCTGCCTCTGAGTGTGTGA
- the LOC123965921 gene encoding medium-chain acyl-CoA ligase ACSF2, mitochondrial-like, giving the protein MGYGWRPQVRVCVPVPMYHCFGSVLGGMSMAVHGITLVFPCSGYSSRANLEAIQSEKCNFVYGTPTMFADMLSQDLHKYDLSSVEAGIMGGSPCPPAIMRKLITDMNMKEITICYGTTENSPITFMGFPQDTEELKTNTVGCIMSHTEAKVVDPNNGEIVPLGASGELMIRGSCVMHGYWDDPEKTRQAICQARWYRTGDVASLNSLGYCCIEGRIKDMIIRGGENIYPAEIEQFLYTHPKVQEVQVVGVKDERLGEQVCACIRLMEGQTSSAEEIKAFCKGQISHFKMPHYVIFVDSYPLTASGKIKKNLLKEAMEKKLGL; this is encoded by the exons ATGGGTTATGGATGGAGA cctcaggtGCGAGTGTGTGTGCCCGTACCCATGTACCACTGCTTTGGCTCTGTGCTGGGAGGGATGAGTATGGCGGTGCATGGTATCACACTGGTCTTCCCATGCTCTGGCTACAGTAGCCGAGCCAACCTAGAGGCCATTCAGAGCGAAAA GTGCAATTTCGTCTACGGCACTCCCACAATGTTCGCCGACATGCTTAGCCAAGATTTACACAAGTATGATTTGTCATCAGTTGAAGCTG GTATCATGGGAGGTTCTCCGTGCCCTCCTGCGATTATGAGAAAACTGATAACAGACATGAACATGAAAGAGATAACG ATATGTTATGGAACCACTGAGAACAGCCCTATTACATTTATGGGATTCCCACAAGACACAGAGGAGCTGAAGACGAACACTGTTGGATGCATCATGAGCCACACTGAG GCTAAAGTGGTGGATCCTAATAATGGGGAGATTGTCCCTCTCGGGGCCTCAGGTGAGCTGATGATCAGAGGCAGCTGTGTGATGCATGGATACTGGGACGATCCTGAGAAAACCAGACAGGCTATTTGCCAAGCCCGCTGGTACAGGACTGG TGACGTGGCCAGTCTGAACAGTCTGGGATACTGCTGCATCGAAGGACGCATAAAGGACATGATCATTCGAGGAGGGGAGAACATCTACCCCGCTGAGATAGAGCAATTTCTCTATACACATCCCAAAGTACAGGAGGTGCAG GTGGTCGGAGTGAAAGATGAGAGGCTGGGCGAGCAGGTGTGTGCCTGCATCAGGCTGATGGAGGGCCAGACCTCCAGTGCAGAGGAGATAAAAGCATTCTGCAAAGGCCAA ATTTCTCACTTCAAGATGCCACACTACGTGATCTTTGTAGACAGCTACCCTCTGACAGCCTCTGGAAAG ATCAAGAAGAACTTATTAAAGGAGGCAATGGAGAAGAAATTAGGTCTTTAA
- the LOC123967204 gene encoding medium-chain acyl-CoA ligase ACSF2, mitochondrial-like: MLREICPEIDTTPVGMIKSSRVPDLRMVIVTDSRQPGMLHVDDVMQAAESRHHKELTDLQSKLSSDEPINIQFTSGTTGSPKGATLSHHNIVNNAYFIGLRMGYGWRPQVRVCVPVPMYHCFGSVLGGMSMAVHGITLVFPCSGYSSRANLEAIQSEKCNFVYGTPTMFADMLSQDLHKYDLSSVEAGIMGGSPCPPAIMRKLITDMNMKEITICYGTTENSPITFMGFPQDTEELKTNTVGCIMSHTEAKVVDPNNGEIVPLGASGELMIRGSCVMHGYWDDPEKTRQAICQARWYRTGDVASLNSLGYCCIEGRIKDMIIRGGENIYPAEIEQFLYTHPKVQEVQVVGVKDERLGEQVCACIRLMEGQTSSAEEIKAFCKGQISHFKMPHYVIFVDSYPLTASGKIKKNLLKEAMEKKLGL, encoded by the exons ATGCTGAGGGAGATCTGCCCAGAGATTGACACAACGCCAGTAGGcatgatcaaaagctccag GGTGCCAGACTTGCGGATGGTGATTGTGACTGATAGCAGACAACCGGGGATGCTCCATGTAGACGATGTGATGCAAGCAGCGGAGAGTCGGCACCACAAAGAGCTGACGGATCTGCAGAGCAAGCTGTCCTCAGATGAACCCATCAACATTCAGTTCACATCA GGGACTACAGGGAGTCCAAAGGGAGCCACTCTCTCCCACCACAATATTGTAAACAATGCCTACTTTATTGGTCTCCGAATGGGTTATGGATGGAGA cctcaggtGCGAGTGTGTGTGCCCGTACCCATGTACCACTGCTTTGGCTCTGTGCTGGGAGGGATGAGTATGGCGGTGCATGGTATCACACTGGTCTTCCCATGCTCTGGCTACAGTAGCCGAGCCAACCTAGAGGCCATTCAGAGCGAAAA GTGCAATTTCGTCTACGGCACTCCCACAATGTTCGCCGACATGCTTAGCCAAGATTTACACAAGTATGATTTGTCATCAGTTGAAGCTG GTATCATGGGAGGTTCTCCGTGCCCTCCTGCGATTATGAGAAAACTGATAACAGACATGAACATGAAAGAGATAACG ATATGTTATGGAACCACTGAGAACAGCCCTATTACATTTATGGGATTCCCACAAGACACAGAGGAGCTGAAGACGAACACTGTTGGATGCATCATGAGCCACACTGAG GCTAAAGTGGTGGATCCTAATAATGGGGAGATTGTCCCTCTCGGGGCCTCAGGTGAGCTGATGATCAGAGGCAGCTGTGTGATGCATGGATACTGGGACGATCCTGAGAAAACCAGACAGGCTATTTGCCAAGCCCGCTGGTACAGGACTGG TGACGTGGCCAGTCTGAACAGTCTGGGATACTGCTGCATCGAAGGACGCATAAAGGACATGATCATTCGAGGAGGGGAGAACATCTACCCCGCTGAGATAGAGCAATTTCTCTATACACATCCCAAAGTACAGGAGGTGCAG GTGGTCGGAGTGAAAGATGAGAGGCTGGGCGAGCAGGTGTGTGCCTGCATCAGGCTGATGGAGGGCCAGACCTCCAGTGCAGAGGAGATAAAAGCATTCTGCAAAGGCCAA ATTTCTCACTTCAAGATGCCACACTACGTGATCTTTGTAGACAGCTACCCTCTGACAGCCTCTGGAAAG ATCAAGAAGAACTTATTAAAGGAGGCAATGGAGAAGAAATTAGGTCTTTAA